The genomic segment ccgcctgtccatagccaatgtggacaagctcacgtttattaaaattaaccaggcattgatcccacaggacttgtccgttccttgtgcagaatagacatgtataccggccttacccagccattgttatactacagcgcagatgctcattgttgtatttttgtatttcccactcttttggggtgtaccctaatttgaacaaataaataaaaaaatgaaaaccaaaaaccagtgttggctacctcgtcctcctccaccgccgcttccacctacaccgctacgtccaccacctcctcaacctcctactccatatggacctccacctaatacataaagattattatttttttatttgtatgtattttattttatgttattttaatattttgtctgttacattttcgggtgaaattcacaaatttttggctgtgatatacccctgctctacctagtaggcaggtaaacaaatttcagtaatttgtctgttacattttcgggtgaaattcacaaatatttggctgtgatatacctctgctctacctagtagacaggttaataaatttcactaatttttcggttacattgtcgggtgacattcaccaatttttggctgtgatatacccctgctctacctagtggacaggttaatacatttcactaattttacTGTTACATAGTCGGGtggcattcaccaatttttggctgtgatatacacctgctctacctagtagacaggttaataaatttcactaatttttctgtaacattgtcgggtgacattcaccaatttttggctgtgatatagccctactctacctagtagacaggttaataaatttcacaaatctttctgttacatagttgggtgaaattcaccaattttgggctgtgatatacccctgctcaacctagtggacaaggaaatacatttcactaattcgtcggttacattcttgggtgacattttacaatttttgcagtgaaaaaaaaccctgctctacataggtgacagggaccgaaattttttaaaatcgtcTGCTTCATTGGTGGgtaacattaacccatttttggcgatgaaaaacccctgctctgcataggtgacagggaattaaatttcaaaaattcgttttTAATTGACGCGCACTCCCTCCTTTGATTcgatgcttcaactttaacaatttgtcccacatttctgctcgatcacattggagccattgacctcccttgaatgtggtatctctttctcacgcttcctctccgatgtggaaccctgattcgccattaaccttgatcaacatggtaggcgcagataagcacatcgaaagttgatagagatgatatccaaatggatcgtggacgtcacgaggAAGTGCGATCAGgcaaaagttatctagagtcaacaaagcggcagcagggcctctcctgtctaacttttccaaatccaaaataccccagtgacattccctataattttttattaatcattccaataacagggcatcttaagagtcctgtattgttatttatcgtcactacctcccctattcgggagtgggtaattgccacaagCCCTCTCccttacttggaagcttcggcttcaataatttgtcccacatttccgctcgatcacatttcatttcatacattgacctcccttggatgtggtctccctttctcatgctccctctccagcgtggaaccctgatttgccgctaatcgtgatcaacatggtaggcgcagaaaagaacatcgaaagttgatagagcagatatccaattggatcatggacatcacggacatacacacgcctacacgtactgactgatgggtctgcccccttcaacttctgggtctccaaattgggcacatggcctgagcttgccctttacgccttggaggtgcagccagtgtattgtcttaacgtttgtttagcacggctgaagggggttatcacaggttatatttcccaatgttttggggtgaaccctaatttaaacccccccaaaaaaattaaaaccaaaaaccagtgttgctacctcctcctcctcctccaccggggcttccacctacaccgcgacATCTACCGactcctcaatctcctactccatatggacctcttcctcctagatcaagattattattttttatttttatgtattttatgttattttaagtcatatccctatccacatttgtttgaagagaacttgtcatgctcttaaccacattttgatgccatttgcaaccctctagcccttttcatgacttttttagagcctatTTAGTGCTCcaatgttcgggtccccattgacttcaattgggttcgggtttggggtcaagttcgggtcccgaactcaaacatttttgtggagttcggccgaacccgaacatccaggtgtccgctcaactctagtcataaactgatgtaagggccatgtgcccttacatcaatTTAGGACTAGAGCGCCGCGAGGAGCGCCGCAAGGTTTTTGGAagtcatattttgctggactggtttttagatgccatgtcccatttaaagcccccctgatgcacccttacagtagaaactcccaaaaagtgaccctattttggaaactaggggataaggtgccagttttattggtactattttggggtacatatgatttttaattgctctatattaaatgaggtggttattactgggaaactgaaacttgtatatctcataaagcaaacaggttcttggcaataaccaaagacaattacctctcccaactggttcaggacccgactagtgggatggccatactggacttagtattaatcaataggcctgacagaacaacagacgtgcaggttgagggaaatagtgaccataaagtaataaccttccaattatcatttaaaagagcatttctacagggaggaacaaaaataccaaacttcaaaaaagctaaatttagccaactaagagaggccataggcctaacttactgggacaaagtcctcaaaaataaaaatacagccacaaaatgggatatctttaaaagcatcctaaaatctcattgtgagaggtacataccgtatgggaataaaaggttaaggaacaaagagaaaccaatgtggataaatagaactgtaaagaaagcaataaataacaaaaagaaagcatataaatcactaaaacaggagggtagcacggaagcactgaaaaactgtaagcaaaaaaatagaacatgcaaaaatcaaataaaagcggccaaactagagaccgagagattaattaccaaagagtaaaactaaccctaaaatgttcttcaattatataaatgctaaaaagtataaatctgaaggtgtcggtcctttaaagagtaatgaggggggagccgcagagagtgacgaggagaaagcaaagctgttaaatatttttttctccaatgcattcactgaggaaaataaactgtcagatgacatgcagaatgtaaaaataaattttccaTTAAAATTTTCCTGTctaacccaggaagaagtacatcagcgacttaaaaagattaaaatagacaaatcgccaggaccgaatggcatacacccccgtatcctaagggaattaagtaatgtcatagccagacccttatttttgatatttgcggactctatactgacagggaatgtcccacaggattggtgcatggcaaatgtggtgccaatattcaaaaagggtccaaaaacagagcctggaaactataggccggtaagtttaacatctgttgtgggtaaactgtttgaaggttttctgagagatgcaatCTTagcgcatctcaacggaaataagcaaataacgccatatcagcatggcttagtgagggatcggtcatgccaaactaatttaatcagtttctatgaggaggtaagttctagacttgacagcggcgaatcaatggatgtcgtatatctggacttctccaaaccatttgacactgtaccacataaaaggttagtatataaactgagaatgctcggactgggagaaaacctctgtatgtgggtaagtaactggctcaatgatagaaaacagagggtggttattaatagtacacactcagattaggtcactgtcactagtggggtacctcaggggtcagtattgggccctattttcttcaatatatttattaatgatcttgtagaaggcttccatagtaaagtatcaattttcgcagatgacactaaactgtgtaaagtaattaacactaaggaggacagtatactactacagagggatctggatagattggaggcttgggcagataagtggcagatgaggtttaacactgacaaatgtaaagttatgcacataggaaggaataatgcaagtcacccgtacatactaaatggtaaaacactcggtaaaactgacatggaaaaggatctaggaattttaataaacagcaaactaagctgcaaaaaccagtgtcaggcagctgctgccaaggccaataagataatgggttgcatcaaaaggggcatagtagcccgtgataagaacatagtcctaccactttacaaatcgctagtcagaccacacatggagtactgtgtacagttctgggctcctgtaaacaaggcagacatagcagagctggagagggtccagaggagggcaactaaagtaataactggaatggggcaactacagtaacctgaaagattatcaaaattagggttattcactttagaaaaaagacgactgaggggagatctaattaatatgtataaatatatcagaaattagtacagagatctatcccatcatctatttatccccaggactgtgactgtgacgaggagacatcctctgcgtctggaggaaagaaggtttgtacacaaacatagaaaaggattctttacggtaagagcagtgagactatggaactctctgcctgaggaggtggtgatggtgagtacaataaaggaattcaagaggggcctggatgtatttctggagcgtaataatattacaggctatagctactagagaggggtcgttgatccagggagttagtctgattgcctgattgaagtcgggaagaaattatttattcccctaaagtggggaaaattggcttctacctcacagttgttttttttttgccttcctctggatcaacttgcaggataacaggccgaactgggtggacaaatgtattttttcggccttatgtattatgttactatgttatattccgttttttgtgaggcaaggttttggcaccgttttgttattttacattttttacaagattcatctgacagggtagatcatgtgctttttttttatagagcaggttgctgtggacgcaatgatatcaaatatgtctattttttttgtttcagttttacataataaagcatttttgaaaaataaatgtgACAATTTTATAGAGCTGatagttatggacgtggcaatacctaatatgtatactttttcttatttatttaagttttacacaataatagcatttttgaaacaaaaaaaaatgatgttttagtgtctccatagtctaagagcaatAGCTTTTTTGATTTTTGTGCGATTGCCTtacatagggtatcattttttattggtactattttgggggtcatacgcctttttgatcacttggtgttgcactttttgtgatgtaaggtgacaaaaatggcttttttggtaatgttttaattttttaattttttacagtgttcacctgagtggttaggtcatgtgatatttttatcgagcatgttgttacggacgcggcgatacctaatatgtacacatttttttaatttatttcactttaacacaatactagcatatttgaaataatgatgttttagtgtctccatgttctaagagctatattttttttattttttgagatttTCTGatctagggtctcattttttgcgtcatgaggtgacagttttattggtaccattttctttgacatacgcctttttgatcgcttggtgttacactttttgtgatgtaaggtgacaaaaaaggcttttttgacacagtttttattttatttttttatggtgtttattggacggggtcgatcatttgatatatttatagagacggtcattaTGGatatggtgatacctaatatgtttcttttttttttttataggaaaaggcaattaattttttaaattaacatttttatttatttatttattttgacgtttattattttcactttttttttttatcaagtcttacttggatcttgaagatccagtggggctgaaggctgtactatactttgaaaTGCTCTTGCAtttcaaagtataatactatcagatttcctgtagatggcaacaccggacgcctttgcaaagtgcccggttgccatggcaaccatcgagcaCTGCCATTGCAGCGcggcagccctgatggttgagagagggaaccccctccctctattaaccccatggatgccgctgccgcagcatctaaagggttacagaggagtgtcagcatacagctgacactcgctgctgatggcggcggctcaggaacagAGCCGTCTCCATCAaatacagcagggggaccgcatgggggaagggggcacagatgggggcaggatgcatggatgggggaggggggaccgcatcaggggcacaGTTGGGGGCAGGATACATGGATAGGGGgactgcatcaggggcaggcggggaCACATGGGAGAGGCAGGGCTCACAGGGGGGTTTGGAAGTGCACaggggggggcacagatggggaccacagatcggggggcaccaggacacattaccttatttcaggctctgatctgcagaatgAAGATGAGAACCTGGAACAAGCACTTTTACACTGCCGCAATCCTATTGGTTAGTCtgcatatattttttaatttttctgccgatcgtcttgtgtaggGACTTGTCTTGTTTTTAGCGGGAAGAGTCAATATTTTTATTGGTtgtattttgggatacatatgatttttttaattgctcgatattacacttttttggggcaagccagagtttttatataatttttttttacggcattcacctgatgaagtagatcatgtgatatttttatagagctggttattATGGATGCGGTCATATCTAATACAGTATGtctcttttttttataaaaaatggcttgatgatggctttttttttaaactttttttttcacattttatttatGTTCCAGCATGGGATTTCAACTTTTGAGGCTCTGATCACGGTTTCAATTCAGCATAATACATGCTGTATTGTGCTACATTGAAACTGTCAGTTTCACACACCTATGAGACCCAGACCTGGGGCCtgaggttgccatggcagccatcaGCCCCTGCCACCGCTGCACGGGGGGCCGATGGAGAGACAGTGAAAGCTCCCTCCCTCTGCGAACCTTGGGCTTCCAGAAGGGGTTAAGGTAAAGAAGCTGTTGGTCTGCAACAATCTGTGATTTATTCAGAACCTATTATTAGTGACATTTGCGACACAATGCTCATATATCTGATTTCTTTATCATGTAAATCATTGCACATGCTGAATTGTGAATTTGAAATTATGTCCACCAGTCATGGCCAGCTATACAATGATACTTAATCTTCTTTCTTCCATCACAGCTTTAATGAATGTGACTTATGAACAAAGTTACATATTATTCAGTGCCATCTtcttgcacatactgtatatactctgTACTCGTGATATATCCATTCTACTATCAATACATTTTGTTTCTGCTCTCAGTATTCCACATAATGTCACCACAAGCTCAACAGATGTCTGTGGATATGATTCATGTCAACCAAACAAAATTTATTCTGGTTGGTTTTACACTTGGTCCTAGTGCACAGAACATTGTATTCTTACTGTTTTTTGTACTTTACTTGATATCTCTGATTGGAAACTTGTCAATTATTACTGCTGTCTGGTTGGACAAGCGCCTCCATACTCCCATGTATTTCTTCCTCAGCAGCTTGGCTTTTTTAGATATTTGGTTCATATCATCCACAGTCCCTAAATTGCTCATGATACTTGCTTACAACAGCAAAATCATTTCTATATCTGGTTGTATCCTGCAGTTGTATTTCTATGTATCATTAGGTACTATCGAATTTTATCTTTTAGCTGTGATGTCAGTGGATCGTTATGTAGCAATTTCTCATCCATTGAGGTATCATTCAATCATTACGAACAAGGTCTGTCTTTCGTTAGTGTTAATATCCTGGGTATTTGGATTTATTACTTTTATCTATCCCACAATGTTAATGTTTGGTTTGTCTTTCTGTGGTCCATATGAGATCAATCATTTCTTCTGTGATAGTTCAGCAGTTGTAAAGATAAGTTGCTCTGATATACATCAGTTTGATATGGTTTTTGCCAGCTTTGCCTCAGCTGTGATTTTGGGTTCTTTCTGTCTCACATTAATTTCCTATTGTAATATTCTCTTTACCATATTAATGATACCCTCTAAAAGGGGAAAAATCAAAGCTTTCTCAACTTGCGCCTCTCATTTCACAGTGGTCTCATTGGTTTATGGCAGTGCCATCTTTATCTATGTGCGACCAGTTGAGAGTTCCTCTCCTGACCTAAACAAAGTTGTTGCCCTTCTTAATAGTATCATGACACCAGTGCTTAATCCATTTATTTACACTTTGCGGAATAGACAGGTCCAACAAGTCTTCAGGGAAATAGGGATGAAGTTTGTTCCTAATAAAAGTTCCATTCtactaaaataataaataacataaatTCACATTTATAATCTCTTCCACATCTTTCTTGCTTCAGCTACAAACTAGACCTTCCTTATCAtgcatctatgcctttagcagggGACAATATTGATAGCTAATAGTGCTGGCCCGTCCACTTTTCCGCACACGCCACActccctttttttagacctggtgtgaggggggaagaagtcacagattcTGTGCGTGCGACAGAATTGAGCcagatatatgccacaaaagttTGGAAGGGAAGGAGCACAATAtgtcttttggagggcagattttactggaataattttcaagcACCATGCCACAGTTGTAGTGACTttcaggtacccctacagtggacacCCCAAAATGTGacttcattttggaaactacacccacgAAGGAATTTTTAAAAGGTTGTAGTGAGCACCTTGGCCCAAAgatatttaataaaaattttaaatctttgactgtaaaaataaaaaattacttagtttttcatttttacaagggataacaggagaaagtcaccccataatttgttactcaTTTTCTCCTAAATACAACAACACCCCATAAGTGGTCTTAAAGtcctgtatgggcacactgcagggctcagaagggaaggagtgcatGTGCATTTGAAACCTACTTTGGCATTAACCCACAATTACCTAGGCTGTGagtttaagttaaaaaaaaaaacaataggtaACTGCATTTTAGTAACCCCACCCCTCCCAGAATTCATCAATGAGTCTCGTGAGAAttttgactagagatgagtgaaaatttaaaaaattcaacTTGGACGCTTTGccgaattttcccaaaaatttgtgatGAAGCACATACAAAATCAGCTATTTTCTAGCTGCAGGGAGCCTGTTCATCATTGTACATCATAGAAACATGCAAAGCTAGTCCGCTGCGGTGATGAAACAGTCATCAGTATGACAGGCAATCGATAGGCGTcactattaggctacattcacacgtcagtatttttctataatccgattttctgttcattttttgcggatccgttgctcctgaaaatgtttccgtatgtcttccgtatgtcatccgttttttgcggatccgcaaaaaacggaaacatgtataaatttcaataagcaaataaagttgtttggatttcttgaaaaaaaaaaaataaaaattaaatgtaatttccaggaacggattccgtataaaacggatgacatacggaatgacatccgtatgtcttccgttttttgcggatcctatgactttgtattgtaccaggatccgatttttcaggaaaagaataggacatgttttatatttaaacggacatgcggaacggaacaacggaaacggacagcacacattgtgctgtccgtttttttccaggacccattgaaaatgaatggctccagatctggtccagatctgttccagaaaaaacggaacagatcaggaaagaaaaaacggacgtgtgaatggacccttagaatcaGTTcacgcttcacttatttggtcagttatggggccaaaactgatcaaataactcaaatgtgaactgagccttacaggtcaatgttagcatcaggtataaacCTTGTAGTGGCCCAAGATTGTATTATAGAGTGAAAgaccacactccttttacactgtctgaTGATTCCACATCGATTTCTATAAAACCCTTTTCTGGtacacgctgatacaagtagtggcaccatgacacagtggagagggtgttagcagtaagtttgtgttgacgtcactttttatttttcccttcttctgaaatgtcacaagaacaaccccaaaaaaatggatcctgtcttttaaGTACCCACCTTCACATGGTCAGCCTTTGGTCCATAATCCATCAGTtttgctaag from the Bufo bufo chromosome 2, aBufBuf1.1, whole genome shotgun sequence genome contains:
- the LOC120990827 gene encoding olfactory receptor 6C70-like; this encodes MSPQAQQMSVDMIHVNQTKFILVGFTLGPSAQNIVFLLFFVLYLISLIGNLSIITAVWLDKRLHTPMYFFLSSLAFLDIWFISSTVPKLLMILAYNSKIISISGCILQLYFYVSLGTIEFYLLAVMSVDRYVAISHPLRYHSIITNKVCLSLVLISWVFGFITFIYPTMLMFGLSFCGPYEINHFFCDSSAVVKISCSDIHQFDMVFASFASAVILGSFCLTLISYCNILFTILMIPSKRGKIKAFSTCASHFTVVSLVYGSAIFIYVRPVESSSPDLNKVVALLNSIMTPVLNPFIYTLRNRQVQQVFREIGMKFVPNKSSILLK